The window ACGGCATGCCCGCCCACGCCTACCCGCCGATGCTGGAGTCCGTACGGGCCGGGGCGCTGCGCCCCGACCTCCTGGTGACGTCCACGATCCCCCTGGCCGAGGCACCCGCCGCGCTGGAGGCGATGGGGGCGGCCCCGGGGGCGGGCGTGACGATCATCGAGCCGTGGGCGTGAGCCGCACGCTCCCCGGGCCGACATGAGGGGACCCCCGCACGCCTGTCGTGCGGGGGTCCGGTTGTCGTGCGTTGTCGTGCCGGGAGGTGATCAGCCGTCTCTGCGGCCTCTGTTGCCGGGCCGCGAGGCGACCCAGGCGCGGACCGTGTCGGCGTACCAGTAGGGCTTGCCGCTCTCCACGTGGTCGGGCGGGGGCAGCAGCCCGTGCTTGCGGTAGGACCGCACGGTGTCGGGCTGCACCTTGATGTGCGCCGCGATCTCCTTGTACGACCAGAGCCTTCGGTCGGTCATGAGTTGCACCTCCCTGCGCGCGCCGCAGCGGCGGCCGAGGGGCGGCCGTCGGGGGAGCCGGGCACTGCGCTGGCGATCACAAAGCCTGTGCCCGCTCAACGACACAGCGTGACCAGCCGGTAGCGCCTGTCGCCCGGGTGTGACGCAAGACCCGCGTACACGCGACATGTGTGACAGGAAGGGGTCTTTTGTGACACGGGTGATGCACTACGCACCAGAGGGCGCGCCCCGACAGGGGCGCGGGGAACTGCGCGACGAGCCCCCACCGGCCCGCAGCCGAGAACGCGCCCCCGGCGGAGCCGTCACGCCCCGCAGGACCTCAAAAACGCCCGAGTGCGCTGAGCGATGGGCAACGGCTTGTCCGGCTCGCACGGGTACATGTCCTGCTCGACGATCGCGAACAGCTCCACGTCCAGCTTCTGCGCGGCAGCCAGCACCGGCTCCAGCGCCGGCACCCCGGACGGCGGTTCGCACATCACGCCACGCGCCACGGCCGGCCCGAACGGAACCTCGTTGGCCCGCACGTCGGCGAGGATCTCGGGATCCACCTGCTTGAGGTGGAGGTACCCGATCCGCTCCCCGTACGTCTCGATGAGCTTGACGCTGTCGCCGCCGCAGTAGGCGTAGTGCCCGGTGTCCAGGCACAGCGACACCAGCGACGAGTCCGTGCCGTCGAGGAAGCGCGCCACGTTCTCCTCGCTGTCGATGTGCGTGTCCGCGTGCGGGTGGACGACGATTTTCAGCCCGTACCGCTCGCGCACCTCGTGCCCCAGCCGCTCGGTCTGGGTGGTGAGATGGCGCCACTGCTCGGGGGTGAGCGTGTCGGGCTCCAGGACCTCGCCCGTCTTGTCGTCCCGCCAGAAGGACGGGATGACGACCAGGTGCTCGGCGCCCATCGCCTGGGTGAGCGCGGCGATGTCCGAGACATGGGCCCACGTGGCGTCCCACACGTCCGGGCCGCGGTGCAGCCCGGTGAAGACCGTGCCGGCCGACACCCGCAGGTTGCGGCGCGCGGTCTCGTCCGCGAGGACGGCCGGCTCGCTCGGCAGATAGCCGTACGGGCCCAGCTCGATCCACTCGTAACCGGACTCGGCGACCTCGTCGAGGAACCGCTGCCAGGGGACCTGTTGGGGGTCGTCGGGGAACCACACGCCCCACGAGTCGGGGGCCGAGCCGATGCGGATGCGCGACAGTGAGGACTGAGGCGATGACTGAGGTGACAACGACGTCATGGGCGTCAGCTTC is drawn from Streptomyces liliifuscus and contains these coding sequences:
- a CDS encoding sugar phosphate isomerase/epimerase family protein, giving the protein MTSLSPQSSPQSSLSRIRIGSAPDSWGVWFPDDPQQVPWQRFLDEVAESGYEWIELGPYGYLPSEPAVLADETARRNLRVSAGTVFTGLHRGPDVWDATWAHVSDIAALTQAMGAEHLVVIPSFWRDDKTGEVLEPDTLTPEQWRHLTTQTERLGHEVRERYGLKIVVHPHADTHIDSEENVARFLDGTDSSLVSLCLDTGHYAYCGGDSVKLIETYGERIGYLHLKQVDPEILADVRANEVPFGPAVARGVMCEPPSGVPALEPVLAAAQKLDVELFAIVEQDMYPCEPDKPLPIAQRTRAFLRSCGA
- a CDS encoding helix-turn-helix transcriptional regulator is translated as MTDRRLWSYKEIAAHIKVQPDTVRSYRKHGLLPPPDHVESGKPYWYADTVRAWVASRPGNRGRRDG